CCGTGCTTTCCGCCTTCCCCTGGTCGCGCGCACGCAGTCGTGGCGTCACGACGCGCATTGGATCAGGACGTTGGTCCGGTCCTGGAGACCCGCCCAACTATCTACTGTATAAGGATAGTCCCGTCCGCATGGGAGTGCTAGGGTCCCTGCTTTCGGGGTCTCGAGCGCCCCTGCGGCTTGGACATCGCGGCCGACCGCGGCGCGCCAGCCAGTGCAACGTCCGTGCGGCATCCTGCCGGAATGACGAACGACTTGCCGAGTCCCGGCGCGGTGGCCTGACCGGGATCATGAGCAGGGCCCGCCTTGGCGCTACGGCTCATGTCGCCTCCTCGCCCGTCGGTCCGCTCAGGCGGCCGGCCGAAGGATCACCCGGTCCTGCGAGCGCGGGGGCCGCCGGCTTGCCGAGGCATTGCCCCAGCACCGCCCGCGAGCGCTGCGCGATGAAGTCCGGCGTCAGGCGCCGCTCGCTGAACAACAGGTTCTCGTGGGCCTCGGTATCCAGATACAACACATCGGCCGGTGCCGGGCTGAAGGGCCGGCGGGTGATGCGGGCGATGCGCCCGAGGTTTACGCCGCGACCGTCGTCGAGCAGGATCAGGTGCGGGGTGAGGCCGCGGACCGGGTCCGGGCGCGGGAATTCGATGATGCCGAGCAGCACGAAGGGGCGGTCGGTCAAGCGCACGGCCAACTGGACCTCGCTGTCGGCCAGCTCCGCGAGATAGATGGTCTCGCCGATGGCGGCGCGCAGCCGCTCGACCTGGCGGCTGTAGGCGGGGGAGGGCCAGAGTTCGTCGTTCACCGTGCCCCTCCGCCGGAGATGCGCCGCAGCACCCAGTCCAGGGCCCGGGTGCCGAGCACGCGGCGCAGGACGCCGAACAGGTGGGTGGGGAAGGTCACGTAATAGCGCGGGTGGGGGCGCCGGCTCTCCAGGGCGTGAATGAGCCGCTTCAGCACCGCCTCCGGCGGCAGGGTGAAGGGCAGGGCCGCGCCCTCCTTGGTGAGCCGCGCCTCGGCCTGGCGGTAGGCGTCCCGATGGACGCTGTGCTCGGTGTCGATGTGGGCCTTGAAGGCACGGTGGGCATTCTCCCGGAAGCGCGAGAGGATGGGGCCGGGTTCGATCAGGCAAACCGCGATGCCGCTGCCGGCCAGTTCCAGGCGTAGGGTGTCGGTCAGTCCCTCCAGCGCGAACTTGCTCGCCACATAGGCGCCCCGGTAGGGTAGGGCCATCAGGCCCAGGATGGAGCTGTTCTGGACGATGCGCCCGTACCCCTGACGGCGCATGATGGGGATGACCCGACAGGTGAGGTCGTGCCAGCCGAGCACGTTGGTCTCCAGTTGGGCGCGCAGGGCCGCCCGGGTCAGGTCCTCGACCGCGCCCGGCAGGCCGAAGGCGGCGTTGTTGAAGAGCGCGTCCAGGGTCCCGCCGGTGAGGTCGAGGGTCTGCGCCAGGGCCTGGGCGATCGAGTCCGGGTCGTCCAGATCCAGCCGCACCGCCGTCAGTCCCTCGCCCTGGAGCCGCATCACGTCTTCAGTCCGGCGGGCGGAGGCGATGACCCGCCAGCCGCGCCGGGCGAGCCCGTGGGCGCAGGTGTAGCCGATGCCGCTGGAGCAGCCGGTGATGAGCACCGAGCGCTCGGTGCCTGGGCGGAAATCGGCTTGGGGATCAGGCGGCGTCATGGGGTCCTCCGGTTGGCGGCGGGGCTGTTTCGCTGCATTTGGGCCCAAGGGCCGCGCCGGTGCAAGGGCGGGCCGGGGATCCGGGTGCGATCAGAACTGATGTGTTAACGTACATCTCGTAG
The DNA window shown above is from Candidatus Thiodictyon syntrophicum and carries:
- a CDS encoding SDR family oxidoreductase encodes the protein MTPPDPQADFRPGTERSVLITGCSSGIGYTCAHGLARRGWRVIASARRTEDVMRLQGEGLTAVRLDLDDPDSIAQALAQTLDLTGGTLDALFNNAAFGLPGAVEDLTRAALRAQLETNVLGWHDLTCRVIPIMRRQGYGRIVQNSSILGLMALPYRGAYVASKFALEGLTDTLRLELAGSGIAVCLIEPGPILSRFRENAHRAFKAHIDTEHSVHRDAYRQAEARLTKEGAALPFTLPPEAVLKRLIHALESRRPHPRYYVTFPTHLFGVLRRVLGTRALDWVLRRISGGGAR